The following is a genomic window from Pseudomonadota bacterium.
GTTTGCTTGGAGATTCATTTTTAAGGGCAATGAAAGCTATCACCTCTTCGCCCCAGAAAGGGTGAGCTTTACCGAGCACTGCCGCCTCCGAAACTTCGGGATGAGAAATTAATACATCTTCGACAGCTCTTGGACTTACATTGATACCGCCATGGATAATCAAATCTTTAAGACGACCAGTTATGTACAATCGTCCCTGAGAATCTATCCGACCCAGATCACCGGTCGGTAGCCATTCGTCTAAAAATGGCTGTTGCGGTTCCCCGCATTCTCCGATTCGGTACTCAATAAGCATGTACGGAGAACGCAGCCACAACTCTCCTTCTTCTCCCGGTGTCAAGTCGTGTCCTGCTGCGTTGCGAGTTTGTATCTCGACACCATCCAATACCCTGCCGACTGAACCATCGCAAAACCCGTCTTCTTCCACCTGACAGGAGACCAGTAGAACCTCGGTCATCCCGTAACTCTCACGACAGATGACGCCAAAGACAGTCTCAAATGCATTCCTTACAGTCTGTGGTAGAGGTGCTGTTCCGACAAAGATCTGATGTAGATTTTTTGTCGTCCAAGCCGTTATTTCCTCGGAGCGATTGAGACGTGCCAGCATGGCTGCCATGGTTGGGGACAGCCAGAGGGTATTGATATCATGCTGTATGGCCAAAGGCCAGAAGTTACGGGCCATATCTGCGGAAAACCCAGGAGTGATGATCACTGTCCCGCCAGCAAGCAGGGGTGACAGTAAAGTATTCAAAAAACCCGCCATGTATGACATCGGCATGACATTTATCATGACAGTCGTCTCATCAATCCCGGCCAACCGATTAAATGCCGACACATTCTCCACCATTCTGGCGAAAGAGTGCCTTACACCTTTGGGCTGACTGGTGGTTCCAGAGGTGAAAAAAATCAGCTCTGCATCAGGATCAAAATGATATCCGCTATCGTGGACTTTCAGTATCGCAGTGTCGTCAAGATGCAATCCTTTACGAATGATCTTATCAGGGGGTGTATTAGCATAAAGGTATTGCTTCTGGGATTCCGGCAGCGCTGGATTCACCGGAACGATCCGGTAACCACCAACAGCCCCAGCTATGTAGACCACGGCAAAATCGATTGAATTACTAAGTTCGACGGCTACCGTCATCC
Proteins encoded in this region:
- a CDS encoding acyl--CoA ligase, whose amino-acid sequence is MSEASSLLSNTFAQRSGSTALICGEIRLSYAQLYRRAASLVERLRLDGINRRMTVAVELSNSIDFAVVYIAGAVGGYRIVPVNPALPESQKQYLYANTPPDKIIRKGLHLDDTAILKVHDSGYHFDPDAELIFFTSGTTSQPKGVRHSFARMVENVSAFNRLAGIDETTVMINVMPMSYMAGFLNTLLSPLLAGGTVIITPGFSADMARNFWPLAIQHDINTLWLSPTMAAMLARLNRSEEITAWTTKNLHQIFVGTAPLPQTVRNAFETVFGVICRESYGMTEVLLVSCQVEEDGFCDGSVGRVLDGVEIQTRNAAGHDLTPGEEGELWLRSPYMLIEYRIGECGEPQQPFLDEWLPTGDLGRIDSQGRLYITGRLKDLIIHGGINVSPRAVEDVLISHPEVSEAAVLGKAHPFWGEEVIAFIALKNESPSKLEDLKSYCQARLVPDAVPSRFEVLSKLPMTVTGKIRKELLRKHL